A window of Juglans regia cultivar Chandler chromosome 7, Walnut 2.0, whole genome shotgun sequence contains these coding sequences:
- the LOC118348978 gene encoding protein NUCLEAR FUSION DEFECTIVE 4-like: MVVAGPGTGGGGSALRWTDMKGLSLQVITGRWFMVFASFLIMSAAGATYMFGAYSNDIKSVLGYDQTTLNLLSFFKDVGANVGVLSGLINEVTPPWVVLSIGAVLNFFGYFMIWLAVTKRIATPHVWHMCFYICIGANSQSFANTGSLVPCVKNFPESRGVVLGILKGYVGLSGAIITQIYHAIYGDDAKSLILLIGWLPSAVSLAFLRTIRYMKVIRQPNELKVFYNFLYISLGLAGFLMIMIIVQNQVTFTQGAYGGSAIAVIILLFLPLAVVILEEYKVWNTKKLEMDNAAPLKIITEKLNPDQAAPSAPAASSGATTNSLPDQPSSEKQVSCWKNVFRPPDRGEDYTILQALFSADMLILFMTAICGVGGTLTAIDNLGQIGKSYKYPKQSISTFVSLVSIWNYLGRVASGFGSEIVLKKYNFPRPLMLTLTLVLSCAGHLIIAFNIPNGLYVASVIIGFCFGAQWPLLFAIISELFGLKYYSTLYNFGSVASPIGLYLLNVKVTGNLYDKEAEKQMAALGLRRESGKELDCTGVECFKLSFIIITAVTVFGAIVSLLLVLRTRKFYKSDIYKKFREQAAKEAETEMAMTTNGVGPS; encoded by the coding sequence ATGGTAGTTGCCGGACCAGGTACCGGTGGTGGCGGTTCTGCTCTTCGGTGGACCGACATGAAGGGCCTGAGCCTCCAAGTTATCACCGGTCGGTGGTTCATGGTGTTTGCCTCATTTCTGATCATGTCCGCCGCAGGTGCCACCTACATGTTCGGTGCCTACTCCAACGACATCAAATCCGTTCTCGGCTATGACCAAACCACCCTCAATTTGCTCAGCTTCTTCAAGGATGTGGGCGCTAATGTTGGCGTCCTCTCTGGCCTGATCAACGAGGTCACGCCCCCGTGGGTGGTTCTGTCCATTGGTGCGGTCCTCAACTTTTTCGGGTACTTCATGATATGGCTTGCTGTGACGAAAAGAATCGCAACGCCCCATGTTTGGCACATGTGCTTCTACATTTGCATTGGGGCAAACTCGCAGTCTTTTGCCAACACTGGCTCCCTTGTCCCCTGCGTAAAGAACTTCCCGGAAAGTCGAGGCGTTGTGTTGGGGATTTTAAAGGGATACGTGGGTCTCAGTGGCGCTATAATCACACAAATATATCATGCTATCTATGGGGATGACGCGAAGTCTTTGATTTTGCTTATAGGGTGGCTTCCTTCTGCTGTATCTTTAGCTTTTCTTCGAACTATTCGGTACATGAAGGTCATTCGGCAGCCGAACGAACTCAAAGTTTTCTACAATTTCCTCTATATTTCACTTGGTCTTGCAGGTTTTTTGATGATTATGATCATAGTACAGAACCAAGTGACGTTCACGCAGGGTGCGTATGGTGGCAGCGCCATCGCAGTGATTATCTTACTCTTTCTCCCACTCGctgttgttattttggaagaGTATAAAGTTTGGAACACCAAGAAACTAGAGATGGATAATGCGGCACCCTTGAAAATAATCACTGAGAAGCTGAACCCAGATCAGGCCGCCCCATCTGCACCAGCAGCGTCTTCCGGTGCCACAACAAATTCACTCCCCGATCAACCGAGCTCCGAAAAGCAAGTTTCTTGTTGGAAAAATGTATTCAGGCCGCCAGACAGAGGGGAGGATTACACCATACTCCAAGCACTTTTCAGCGCTGACATGCTAATTCTTTTCATGACAGCAATTTGTGGTGTTGGGGGAACGTTAACGGCCATAGACAACTTGGGACAGATTGGGAAATCATACAAGTACCCAAAGCAAAGCATAAGCACTTTCGTGTCGCTCGTGAGCATCTGGAATTATCTTGGACGGGTAGCCTCGGGATTTGGCTCAGAAATTGTTCTCAAAAAGTATAACTTCCCCCGGCCCCTCATGCTCACTCTGACCCTCGTATTATCATGTGCTGGTCATCTTATAATCGCGTTCAACATCCCTAACGGACTTTACGTAGCATCGGTTATCattgggttttgttttggtgCACAATGGCCATTACTTTTCGCAATAATTTCTGAACTTTTTGGCCTCAAGTATTACTCTACTTTGTACAATTTTGGGTCGGTGGCCAGCCCTATCGGACTATATTTGCTCAATGTGAAAGTCACCGGGAATTTATACGACAAGGAGGCTGAGAAGCAAATGGCAGCACTGGGGCTGAGAAGGGAATCTGGGAAGGAGTTAGATTGTACTGGGGTCGAATGCTTCAAGTTGTCTTTCATTATAATTACGGCGGTGACTGTATTCGGTGCAATTGTATCGCTCCTTTTGGTGCTCCGGACAAGGAAGTTCTATAAGAGTGACATTTATAAGAAGTTCCGGGAACAGGCCGCTAAGGAGGCTGAGACGGAGATGGCGATGACCACAAATGGTGTTGGACCATCGTAG
- the LOC108983459 gene encoding glycine-rich RNA-binding protein RZ1C-like isoform X1 — MAGKEENRIFVGGLSWNVTERQLHHAFGRFGKVLECQIMMERDTGRPRGFGFITYSDRRGMEDAIREMHGQEFGDRVISVNKAEPKMGEDLDHGYRGGGYSSGGRGSYGGGDRSAGQDDCFKCGRPGHWARDCPLAGGDRGRGGGSFSSRSRFGGSGGRGDRYLDDRYDGGRDRFDSRDNKYGSRDHRSVGDRYPPGGDRFASDRYGGSDRYAQNGYGKDRGYEKDGSSRGANDRYGSGGGSARTEGRGYRNKPGPYERPDRAGRLSSFDRY; from the exons atggcTGGTAAGGAAGAGAACCGAATATTTGTCGGGGGGTTGTCGTGGAACGTCACCGAGCGACAGCTACACCATGCTTTCGGCCGCTTCGGCAAAGTTCTAGAATGTCAG ATCATGATGGAAAGAGATACAGGCCGACCACGTGGATTTGGGTTCATTACTTATTCTGATCGTCGGGGAATGGAAGATGCTATCCGGGAGATGCATGGACAGGAGTTTGGTGATCGGGTAATCTCAGTGAACAAGGCCGAACCCAAAATGGGAGAAGATTTAGACCATGGTTATAGGGGAGGAGGCTACTCATCTGGTGGCAGAGGAAGCTATGGAGGAGGAGACAGGTCTGCTGGGCAAGATGACTGTTTCAAGTGTGGGCGCCCAGGGCATTGGGCTAGGGACTGCCCTTTAGCAGGTGGTGATCGAGGTCGGGGTGGTGGATCATTTTCTTCACGGTCTAGATTCGGAGGGTCTGGTGGCCGTGGGGATCGCTATTTGGATGATCGATATGATGGAGGTAGGGACCGGTTTGACAGCAGAGACAACAAATATGGGAGCCGTGATCATCGCTCTGTTGGTGACAG GTACCCTCCTGGTGGAGATCGTTTTGCAAGTGATAGGTATGGTGGCTCAGATCGTTATGCTCAAAATGGTTATGGCAAAGACAGAGGCTACGAGAAGGATGGTAGCTCACGCGGGGCCAATGACAGGTATGGAAGTGGAGGAGGATCAGCAAGGACTGAGGGAAGAGGTTACAGGAACAAACCAGGACCTTATGAACGCCCCGATAGGGCAGGGCGCCTGTCTTCCTTTGATCGATACTAA
- the LOC108983459 gene encoding glycine-rich RNA-binding protein RZ1C-like isoform X2 has product MMERDTGRPRGFGFITYSDRRGMEDAIREMHGQEFGDRVISVNKAEPKMGEDLDHGYRGGGYSSGGRGSYGGGDRSAGQDDCFKCGRPGHWARDCPLAGGDRGRGGGSFSSRSRFGGSGGRGDRYLDDRYDGGRDRFDSRDNKYGSRDHRSVGDRYPPGGDRFASDRYGGSDRYAQNGYGKDRGYEKDGSSRGANDRYGSGGGSARTEGRGYRNKPGPYERPDRAGRLSSFDRY; this is encoded by the exons ATGATGGAAAGAGATACAGGCCGACCACGTGGATTTGGGTTCATTACTTATTCTGATCGTCGGGGAATGGAAGATGCTATCCGGGAGATGCATGGACAGGAGTTTGGTGATCGGGTAATCTCAGTGAACAAGGCCGAACCCAAAATGGGAGAAGATTTAGACCATGGTTATAGGGGAGGAGGCTACTCATCTGGTGGCAGAGGAAGCTATGGAGGAGGAGACAGGTCTGCTGGGCAAGATGACTGTTTCAAGTGTGGGCGCCCAGGGCATTGGGCTAGGGACTGCCCTTTAGCAGGTGGTGATCGAGGTCGGGGTGGTGGATCATTTTCTTCACGGTCTAGATTCGGAGGGTCTGGTGGCCGTGGGGATCGCTATTTGGATGATCGATATGATGGAGGTAGGGACCGGTTTGACAGCAGAGACAACAAATATGGGAGCCGTGATCATCGCTCTGTTGGTGACAG GTACCCTCCTGGTGGAGATCGTTTTGCAAGTGATAGGTATGGTGGCTCAGATCGTTATGCTCAAAATGGTTATGGCAAAGACAGAGGCTACGAGAAGGATGGTAGCTCACGCGGGGCCAATGACAGGTATGGAAGTGGAGGAGGATCAGCAAGGACTGAGGGAAGAGGTTACAGGAACAAACCAGGACCTTATGAACGCCCCGATAGGGCAGGGCGCCTGTCTTCCTTTGATCGATACTAA
- the LOC108983460 gene encoding protein SEEDLING PLASTID DEVELOPMENT 1 isoform X1, with translation MRALNSHFVLIDLHSSWHSAHQIPTSTLTYLKNSNFISTISSSFRRTRRPRTGISSSSKSAAPEIRRPSDRFVPGNAFSPSISPNSASTSPNSASTSRSEAASGLELFLELLPLRMSRELYRHEELGQLIEVVMDLGRKPLARFPSGDWVISDQPVKHEDLRHAISKVGDFSDDNRSGINNSLHRISAIRNRKMQIIGLTCRVGRAVSGSAEIVRDLVEGGGSILVIGPPGVGKTTLIREIARMLADELRKRVVIVDTSNEIGGDGDVPHTGIGRARRMQVPNVHMQHNVMIEAVENHMPETIIIDEIGTELEALAASTIAQRGVQLVGTAHGMTIDNIIKNPSLQILVGGIESVTLGDEEARRRKVQKTILERKGPPTFTCAVEMISKTECRVHHSLDATVDAILAGKSSLFEVRQMDVDAIDSLKSTLILESSPLEKSAMADYKSISAEIDSDEDDLGHSSIQSKKQSTGRFLKKRNSPVSVYTYKILEADLLQVAKVMGLEDEIDVTDDIGTADAILASSSEMKQNSWIRGVAKFHQLPIFVIKQSNTMAQLVKAVRMILEMEPVGSVSKPLPRNSFNIEIEDDAPKRKPSLEEIDALEEVRLAIEYIVIPGGEPVELLPRCSEIIARQLELVESYQLAAENSGTEQNPRLQILPQRLSGKNISKSAKSSSSSRKETDSASLTGSGGGTSVTRLPLLPE, from the exons ATGAGAGCTTTGAATTCGCATTTCGTGCTGATTGATCTGCACTCCTCATGGCACTCGGCACACCAAATCCCTACCTCTACCCTCACGTACCTCAAGAACTCCAACTTCATTTCCACAATCTCTTCGTCATTTCGTCGAACACGTCGCCCCCGTACAGGAATCTCGTCGTCGTCCAAATCGGCGGCCCCGGAAATCCGGAGGCCGTCCGATCGTTTCGTTCCTGGAAACGCGTTCTCTCCGTCGATTTCTCCGAATTCGGCTTCGACTTCTCCGAATTCGGCTTCGACTTCGAGGTCGGAGGCCGCTTCGGGGCTCGAGCTGTTCCTTGAACTGCTGCCCCTGAGGATGAGTAGGGAGCTGTATCGGCACGAGGAGCTCGGGCAGTTGATTGAGGTTGTGATGGATTTGGGAAGGAAGCCTCTCGCGAGGTTTCCTTCGGGTGATTGGGTGATCTCGGATCAGCCCGTGAAGCATGAAGATTTACGGCACGCGATATCCAAG GTTGGTGATTTTTCGGACGACAATCGTTCGGGCATCAATAACTCTTTACATCGTATAAGCGCAATTCGCAACCGCAAAATGCAAATCATTGGCCTCACTTGCCGGGTTGGTCGAGCTGTATCTGGAAGTGCAGAGATTGTACGAGACTTGGTTGAGGGGGGAGGTTCCATCTTAGTCATAGGACCTCCTGGGGTCGGCAAGACTACGTTAATCAG AGAAATTGCTAGAATGTTGGCAGATGAATTAAGGAAGCGTGTTGTCATCGTGGACACATCTAACGAGATTGGAGGTGATGGAGATGTCCCGCACACAGGAATAGGTCGTGCAAGAAGGATGCAAGTTCCAAACGTTCATATGCAGCATAAT GTTATGATTGAAGCAGTTGAAAATCATATGCCTGAAACCATTATAATCGATGAAATTGGAACTGAGCTTGAAGCACTGGCAGCCAGTACTATTGCTCAAAGAGGAGTTCAACTTGTTGGAACAGCGCATGGAATGACAATAGACAACATAATAAAGAATCCCTCTCTGCAGATCCTTGTTGGTGGCATAGAG AGTGTAACTCTTGGAGATGAGGAGGCGAGAAGAAGGAAAGTGCAGAAGACAATACTTGAAAGGAAAGGGCCTCCTACATTTACATGTGCTGTTGAGATGATATCTAAAACTGAGTGTCGTGTTCATCACAGTTTAGATGCTACAGTAGATGCCATATTAGCAG GAAAATCTTCTCTGTTTGAGGTTCGTCAAATGGATGTTGATGCTATTGATTCTTTGAAGTCTACTCTGATCCTTGAAAGTAGCCCTCTAGAAAAATCTGCAATGGCTGATTATAAAAGTATAAGCGCTGAGATTGATTCTGATGAGGATGATTTAGGCCATTCTTCTATTCAGTCTAAGAAACAAAGCACTGGTAGATTTCTGAAGAAGAGGAACTCACCAGTGTCAGTCTATACTTACAAG ATCCTTGAAGCCGATCTACTACAAGTAGCAAAAGTAATGGGGCTTGAAGATGAAATAGACGTAACTGATGACATTGGAACAGCAGATGCAATTCTAGCATCCAGTTCAGAGATGAAGCAGAACTCATGGATCCGCGGTGTAGCAAAATTCCATCAGTTGCCGATATTTGTTATCAAG CAGTCAAATACCATGGCACAGCTGGTCAAGGCAGTTCGCATGATTCTTGAAATGGAACCAGTAGGCTCAGTATCAAAGCCACTGCCGAGGAATTCTTTTAACATTGAAATTGAAGATGATGccccaaaaagaaaaccatCGCTGGAAGAGATTGACGCCTTGGAG GAGGTTCGACTTGCAattgaatatattgtgattccCGGTGGAGAGCCGGTGGAGCTTCTCCCTAGATGCTCCGAAATAATAGCCCGGCAGCTTGAATTGGTGGAAAGCTATCAGCTTGCTGCTGAGAACTCGGGTACAGAGCAGAATCCCAGGCTGCAGATTCTCCCGCAAAGGTTGAGCGGGAAAAACATTTCTAAGTCTGCTAAATCTAGTTCAAGCTCTCGAAAGGAAACAGACTCTGCATCCCTAACTGGCAGTGGTGGGGGTACAAGTGTTACTAGGCTGCCCCTTCTGCCCGAATAA
- the LOC108983460 gene encoding protein SEEDLING PLASTID DEVELOPMENT 1 isoform X2, whose protein sequence is MRALNSHFVLIDLHSSWHSAHQIPTSTLTYLKNSNFISTISSSFRRTRRPRTGISSSSKSAAPEIRRPSDRFVPGNAFSPSISPNSASTSPNSASTSRSEAASGLELFLELLPLRMSRELYRHEELGQLIEVVMDLGRKPLARFPSGDWVISDQPVKHEDLRHAISKVGDFSDDNRSGINNSLHRISAIRNRKMQIIGLTCRVGRAVSGSAEIVRDLVEGGGSILVIGPPGVGKTTLIREIARMLADELRKRVVIVDTSNEIGGDGDVPHTGIGRARRMQVPNVHMQHNVMIEAVENHMPETIIIDEIGTELEALAASTIAQRGVQLVGTAHGMTIDNIIKNPSLQILVGGIESVTLGDEEARRRKVQKTILERKGPPTFTCAVEMISKTECRVHHSLDATVDAILAGKSSLFEVRQMDVDAIDSLKSTLILESSPLEKSAMADYKSISAEIDSDEDDLGHSSIQSKKQSTGRFLKKRNSPVSVYTYKILEADLLQVAKVMGLEDEIDVTDDIGTADAILASSSEMKQNSWIRGVAKFHQLPIFVIKSNTMAQLVKAVRMILEMEPVGSVSKPLPRNSFNIEIEDDAPKRKPSLEEIDALEEVRLAIEYIVIPGGEPVELLPRCSEIIARQLELVESYQLAAENSGTEQNPRLQILPQRLSGKNISKSAKSSSSSRKETDSASLTGSGGGTSVTRLPLLPE, encoded by the exons ATGAGAGCTTTGAATTCGCATTTCGTGCTGATTGATCTGCACTCCTCATGGCACTCGGCACACCAAATCCCTACCTCTACCCTCACGTACCTCAAGAACTCCAACTTCATTTCCACAATCTCTTCGTCATTTCGTCGAACACGTCGCCCCCGTACAGGAATCTCGTCGTCGTCCAAATCGGCGGCCCCGGAAATCCGGAGGCCGTCCGATCGTTTCGTTCCTGGAAACGCGTTCTCTCCGTCGATTTCTCCGAATTCGGCTTCGACTTCTCCGAATTCGGCTTCGACTTCGAGGTCGGAGGCCGCTTCGGGGCTCGAGCTGTTCCTTGAACTGCTGCCCCTGAGGATGAGTAGGGAGCTGTATCGGCACGAGGAGCTCGGGCAGTTGATTGAGGTTGTGATGGATTTGGGAAGGAAGCCTCTCGCGAGGTTTCCTTCGGGTGATTGGGTGATCTCGGATCAGCCCGTGAAGCATGAAGATTTACGGCACGCGATATCCAAG GTTGGTGATTTTTCGGACGACAATCGTTCGGGCATCAATAACTCTTTACATCGTATAAGCGCAATTCGCAACCGCAAAATGCAAATCATTGGCCTCACTTGCCGGGTTGGTCGAGCTGTATCTGGAAGTGCAGAGATTGTACGAGACTTGGTTGAGGGGGGAGGTTCCATCTTAGTCATAGGACCTCCTGGGGTCGGCAAGACTACGTTAATCAG AGAAATTGCTAGAATGTTGGCAGATGAATTAAGGAAGCGTGTTGTCATCGTGGACACATCTAACGAGATTGGAGGTGATGGAGATGTCCCGCACACAGGAATAGGTCGTGCAAGAAGGATGCAAGTTCCAAACGTTCATATGCAGCATAAT GTTATGATTGAAGCAGTTGAAAATCATATGCCTGAAACCATTATAATCGATGAAATTGGAACTGAGCTTGAAGCACTGGCAGCCAGTACTATTGCTCAAAGAGGAGTTCAACTTGTTGGAACAGCGCATGGAATGACAATAGACAACATAATAAAGAATCCCTCTCTGCAGATCCTTGTTGGTGGCATAGAG AGTGTAACTCTTGGAGATGAGGAGGCGAGAAGAAGGAAAGTGCAGAAGACAATACTTGAAAGGAAAGGGCCTCCTACATTTACATGTGCTGTTGAGATGATATCTAAAACTGAGTGTCGTGTTCATCACAGTTTAGATGCTACAGTAGATGCCATATTAGCAG GAAAATCTTCTCTGTTTGAGGTTCGTCAAATGGATGTTGATGCTATTGATTCTTTGAAGTCTACTCTGATCCTTGAAAGTAGCCCTCTAGAAAAATCTGCAATGGCTGATTATAAAAGTATAAGCGCTGAGATTGATTCTGATGAGGATGATTTAGGCCATTCTTCTATTCAGTCTAAGAAACAAAGCACTGGTAGATTTCTGAAGAAGAGGAACTCACCAGTGTCAGTCTATACTTACAAG ATCCTTGAAGCCGATCTACTACAAGTAGCAAAAGTAATGGGGCTTGAAGATGAAATAGACGTAACTGATGACATTGGAACAGCAGATGCAATTCTAGCATCCAGTTCAGAGATGAAGCAGAACTCATGGATCCGCGGTGTAGCAAAATTCCATCAGTTGCCGATATTTGTTATCAAG TCAAATACCATGGCACAGCTGGTCAAGGCAGTTCGCATGATTCTTGAAATGGAACCAGTAGGCTCAGTATCAAAGCCACTGCCGAGGAATTCTTTTAACATTGAAATTGAAGATGATGccccaaaaagaaaaccatCGCTGGAAGAGATTGACGCCTTGGAG GAGGTTCGACTTGCAattgaatatattgtgattccCGGTGGAGAGCCGGTGGAGCTTCTCCCTAGATGCTCCGAAATAATAGCCCGGCAGCTTGAATTGGTGGAAAGCTATCAGCTTGCTGCTGAGAACTCGGGTACAGAGCAGAATCCCAGGCTGCAGATTCTCCCGCAAAGGTTGAGCGGGAAAAACATTTCTAAGTCTGCTAAATCTAGTTCAAGCTCTCGAAAGGAAACAGACTCTGCATCCCTAACTGGCAGTGGTGGGGGTACAAGTGTTACTAGGCTGCCCCTTCTGCCCGAATAA
- the LOC108983461 gene encoding ACT domain-containing protein ACR10-like, which produces MGVLYEDVVEIRPAEKAGDPTVITVNCPDKTGLGCDLCRIILLFGLSISRGDASTDGKWCYIVFWVMGRPTTRWALLKKRLLEVCPSYLSTSGISYFRPENQQPKQPDVFLLKFWCCYDRKGLLHDVTEVLCELELTIKRVKVSTTPDGRVMDLFFVTDTRELLHTKKRQEETIHHLRVALRDTIMSCEIELVGPEVTACSQGSPFLPSAITGDMFSLELPNGRSSGSIAANPISVTMDNTLSPSHTLVQIHCQDHKGLVYDIMRTLKDYNIQVSYGRFFANSKRSCEVELFVRQADEKKIIDPNKQNSLCSRLRMELLRPLRVSVVSRGPDTELVVANPVELSGRGRPLVFYDVTLALEMLNTSIFSVEIGRHMISGREWEVYRILLDEGDGCSLPRKKLEEGVRNRLMGWE; this is translated from the exons ATGGGCGTTCTGTACGAGGACGTGGTGGAGATTAGGCCGGCGGAGAAGGCGGGAGATCCCACTGTCATTACTGTGAATTGTCCGGACAAGACTGGATTGGGGTGTGATTTGTGTAGGATTATATTGCTTTTCGGCCTTAGCATTTCTCGAGGAG ATGCTTCGACGGATGGAAAATGGTGCTACATTGTGTTCTGGGTGATGGGGAGACCAACAACAAGGTGGGCCTTGTTGAAGAAGAGACTGTTGGAGGTGTGTCCTTCATATTTGTCGACATCAGGGATATCCTATTTCCGGCCGGAAAACCAGCAACCCAAGCAACCAGACGTGTTCCTCTTGAAATTCTGGTGTTGCTATGATAGGAAGGGTCTATTGCATG ATGTAACTGAGGTTCTCTGCGAACTGGAACTAACTATAAAGAGAGTGAAGGTATCCACTACTCCGGATGGGAGAGTTATGGACCTCTTTTTTGTGACAGATACCAG GGAACTTCTTCATACCAAAAAGAGGCAGGAGGAAACAATCCATCATTTGAGAGTTGCATTAAGGGATACCATTATGAGTTGCGAGATTGAATTAGTTGGCCCAGAAGTTACGGCATGCTCACAGGGTTCTCCATTTCTTCCCTCTGCAATCACTGGGGATATGTTCAGTTTAGAGCTTCCCAACGGACGCTCAAGTGGATCTATTGCCGCCAACCCTATATCTGTGACAATGGATAACACCCTCAGTCCCTCCCACACACTTGTTCAAATCCACTGTCAGGATCACAAAGGTCTTGTTTATGATATCATGAGAACCCTAAAGGATTACAACATTCAG GTTTCTTATGGACGATTCTTTGCAAACTCAAAACGAAGTTGTGAAGTAGAATTATTCGTAAGGCAAGCAGACGAGAAAAAGATTATTGATCCCAACAAGCAAAATTCATTGTGCTCTCGCCTAAGAATGGAGCTCTTGCGTCCTCTTAGAGTGTCTGTGGTGAGCCGGGGCCCTGACACCGAGCTGGTGGTAGCTAACCCTGTAGAATTGTCTGGCAGGGGTCGTCCACTTGTATTTTATGATGTCACTCTTGCTCTCGAGATGCTCAACACAAGCATCTTTTCG GTGGAGATAGGGAGACACATGATTAGCGGTCGGGAGTGGGAAGTTTATAGAATTCTTCTTGACGAAGGGGATGGTTGTTCCTTGCCCAGGAAAAAGCTCGAGGAGGGTGTCAGAAATAGATTGATGGGGTGGGAATAG